In one Bradyrhizobium sp. 4 genomic region, the following are encoded:
- the pruA gene encoding L-glutamate gamma-semialdehyde dehydrogenase yields MNGFPTFPRPSNEPEFDYHGNPSAREELERHLNSQDVVEIPAVVGGRRIFSNDVQEVRAPHDRGRLLARIHRPSDTDVRAAIADSLKAAREWSGLPFDKRASVFLRAAEIVAHERRHMMTAVTMLGQSKTIDQAEPDAAGELIDFMRFNVFEAQKIYTSQPLTVPSAVNRADWRPLEGFVYAVSPFNFTAIGANLSCGPALMGNVCVWKPSDKSVLANYRFFEILEQAGLPPGVINFVPGDPAKTSSVVLESPDLAGLHFTGSSHVFKSLWRSIGTNIERYRTFPRMVGETGGKDFLIAHPSTDAVAVTTALIRGAFEYQGQKCSATSRAYIPKSLWPAVKSNLHERIELLQTGDVANRDTFMGAVIDGASHDRLATRIGKAKDDTRARIVCGGKSWTDPGWFVEPTVIEVFDPKHELMCHELFGPVLAVFVYDDAAWEETLRLVDSTSDYGLTGSIYCVDRKALLQAETILANAAGNLYVNYKSAGAVTGQQPFGGARASGTNDKAGSWMNLLRWTSPRVIKETYLPEASWSFAGR; encoded by the coding sequence ATGAATGGCTTCCCGACGTTCCCGCGACCGTCCAATGAACCAGAGTTTGACTACCATGGCAATCCGAGTGCACGCGAGGAGCTTGAACGCCATCTGAACTCGCAGGATGTTGTCGAAATTCCGGCTGTCGTCGGCGGTCGCCGGATCTTCTCCAATGATGTCCAAGAGGTCCGGGCGCCGCATGACCGAGGGCGTCTTCTCGCGCGTATCCATCGCCCATCAGATACCGACGTCCGGGCTGCTATTGCGGATTCACTAAAAGCGGCACGGGAGTGGTCGGGTCTGCCGTTCGATAAGCGCGCGAGTGTATTTTTGAGAGCCGCCGAGATTGTCGCGCACGAGCGCCGTCATATGATGACGGCTGTCACAATGCTTGGGCAGAGCAAGACCATAGACCAGGCCGAACCAGATGCAGCAGGCGAACTAATTGACTTCATGCGCTTCAACGTGTTCGAGGCGCAAAAAATCTATACAAGCCAGCCGCTTACTGTGCCCAGCGCCGTGAATCGCGCTGATTGGCGTCCGTTGGAGGGATTTGTATATGCGGTCAGTCCGTTCAATTTCACAGCAATCGGCGCTAACCTGTCCTGTGGTCCGGCGCTGATGGGAAACGTTTGCGTCTGGAAGCCATCAGACAAGTCCGTTTTAGCCAACTATCGCTTTTTTGAGATTCTGGAGCAGGCTGGCTTACCTCCGGGCGTCATAAATTTTGTCCCGGGAGATCCGGCTAAGACGAGTAGCGTCGTGCTGGAGTCACCAGATCTCGCGGGCCTACATTTCACTGGATCCTCCCACGTTTTCAAGTCTCTATGGCGTTCAATCGGAACCAACATCGAACGCTATCGCACTTTCCCGCGTATGGTAGGAGAGACGGGCGGCAAGGACTTCCTCATCGCTCACCCCTCGACGGATGCAGTTGCGGTCACAACCGCGTTGATCCGTGGTGCGTTTGAATATCAAGGTCAAAAATGTAGCGCTACTTCGCGCGCCTACATCCCTAAGAGCCTCTGGCCTGCAGTCAAATCGAATTTGCACGAGCGTATAGAGTTGCTTCAAACTGGCGATGTCGCGAACCGCGATACGTTTATGGGAGCTGTCATCGACGGCGCTTCCCATGACCGTCTAGCGACACGTATCGGGAAGGCGAAGGACGATACTCGTGCGCGCATTGTTTGCGGTGGCAAGTCGTGGACCGATCCGGGCTGGTTTGTCGAACCGACTGTGATCGAAGTGTTTGACCCAAAGCATGAGCTAATGTGCCATGAGCTGTTCGGACCAGTGCTGGCCGTCTTCGTTTACGACGATGCCGCGTGGGAGGAGACCTTGCGGCTCGTCGACTCTACCAGCGACTACGGGTTAACGGGTTCAATCTACTGCGTGGACCGCAAGGCTCTGCTTCAAGCCGAAACCATTCTCGCTAACGCCGCAGGCAACCTTTACGTCAACTATAAGAGCGCAGGTGCGGTAACTGGACAGCAACCTTTCGGCGGCGCAAGGGCGAGTGGCACGAACGACAAGGCAGGGTCCTGGATGAACCTTCTGCGGTGGACCTCTCCACGCGTCATAAAAGAGACGTACCTTCCTGAGGCAAGCTGGAGCTTTGCCGGCCGCTAG
- a CDS encoding altronate dehydratase: protein MTGLVIRLHKDDNIVIARVAIAAGTELPSEGIVAKDCVTAGQKLASSPIKRDVEIRKYNVVIGFASEDIPAGAVIHNDSIKFREFDRDYAHSRDYRPVELLPLASRAVFQGIVRPDGRVATRNYIGVISTVNCSATAVHGIADWFTSERLAAYQNVDGVVAFAHAMGCGMEMTGEPMDLLRRTMAGYIRHPNLAAVLVVGLGCERNQVAGLMSSQNLEMGASLRTFTMQEVGGTRKTIEAGIAAVKELLPEVDRARRTTVPASHLTVGLQCGGSDAFSSITANPSLGVAVDILIRNGGTAVLSETPEIYGVEHVLTRRAVSREVGEKLIERLRWWKDEYTAGRDVQINGVVSPGNQIGGLANILEKSLGSAMKGGTSPLMAVYRYAEPVLERGLVFMDTPGFDPVSATGQVAGGANLIAFTTGRGSMFGAKPSPSIKLASNTPMFRRLEEDMDANCGEILDGTVSVREMGQRIFDLILRTASGVRSKSENLNVGRYEFVPWQIGVVG from the coding sequence ATGACCGGCTTGGTAATCCGGCTCCATAAGGACGATAACATTGTCATTGCGCGCGTGGCGATCGCTGCAGGCACGGAGTTGCCTAGTGAAGGAATTGTAGCGAAAGACTGCGTAACGGCCGGTCAAAAGCTCGCTTCGAGCCCGATCAAGCGCGACGTAGAAATCCGCAAGTATAATGTAGTCATTGGTTTTGCGTCGGAAGACATTCCGGCCGGCGCCGTCATTCACAATGATAGCATCAAATTTCGCGAATTTGATCGAGACTATGCCCACTCCCGTGATTATCGTCCGGTTGAACTGCTTCCGCTAGCAAGCCGAGCGGTATTTCAAGGTATTGTCCGCCCGGACGGTCGCGTCGCGACTCGTAACTATATTGGCGTGATTTCAACGGTGAATTGCTCGGCGACTGCCGTCCATGGGATCGCGGACTGGTTCACTTCCGAGCGGTTAGCAGCATATCAAAACGTTGACGGCGTCGTGGCATTCGCGCATGCCATGGGTTGTGGCATGGAAATGACGGGAGAGCCGATGGATCTCCTGCGCCGAACGATGGCGGGTTACATTCGCCATCCTAACCTCGCTGCAGTTCTGGTTGTCGGCCTGGGCTGCGAGCGCAACCAAGTCGCTGGACTGATGTCGTCGCAGAACCTTGAGATGGGGGCGAGCTTACGTACATTCACAATGCAAGAAGTCGGCGGTACACGGAAGACGATCGAAGCCGGCATCGCTGCTGTCAAAGAACTGCTCCCCGAGGTTGATCGCGCAAGGCGGACGACAGTGCCGGCCAGTCATCTCACTGTTGGACTCCAGTGTGGCGGCTCTGATGCATTTTCTTCCATTACGGCCAATCCATCATTGGGAGTAGCGGTCGACATCCTGATCCGTAATGGCGGCACTGCCGTTCTATCTGAAACTCCAGAGATTTATGGCGTAGAACACGTGCTCACGCGCCGCGCCGTGAGTCGCGAGGTGGGAGAAAAGTTGATTGAGCGCCTCCGCTGGTGGAAAGACGAATACACCGCCGGGCGCGACGTCCAAATCAACGGCGTCGTGAGTCCCGGCAATCAGATAGGCGGCCTTGCAAATATTCTTGAGAAATCGCTTGGCTCCGCAATGAAAGGAGGCACGAGCCCCTTAATGGCTGTCTACAGGTATGCAGAGCCCGTGTTAGAGCGCGGTCTTGTTTTCATGGATACGCCGGGGTTTGATCCAGTTTCCGCAACAGGGCAGGTCGCAGGCGGAGCAAATCTTATTGCCTTTACTACGGGACGAGGCTCCATGTTCGGAGCTAAGCCGTCGCCGTCTATAAAGCTGGCCAGTAACACCCCCATGTTTCGCCGGCTGGAGGAAGATATGGACGCCAATTGCGGTGAAATCCTTGACGGTACGGTCAGTGTACGGGAGATGGGCCAACGTATCTTCGACTTGATCCTGAGGACGGCCTCCGGCGTGCGTAGCAAGAGTGAGAATTTGAACGTCGGCCGATATGAGTTTGTACCCTGGCAGATTGGTGTAGTTGGGTGA
- a CDS encoding porin produces MKMMKSLLLASAAGLIAAGGVQAADLPVKAKAIEYVKICSLYGAGFYYIPGTDTCIKLGGYLRADTVLGTSSDFDGATSGVAGARNRLSNYYTWRTRQDLQIDTRTATEYGVVRTFAELVFTWTSGTYAGAGTTAVNGSTTYTSSVGSAIAGGSLGVYYAFIQFAGFTFGKAESQFRTPWGSYAANNLEMPGAAGWDPVNQVSYTADFGQGITASFSLQDQVANYTTNIWNVSGATAAGIATGAYGANDIGGSRAPDLVARVRVDQAWGLFQASFAAHDNHAAYYGADETTGHPGDKWGWAGQVALSIKNLPTGPGDTINLTAVYTNGASRYNFEDFMPSTYAMYGGSGLAGAYQSLGFAGVSDSVFVTGAGQQLTTTYGFNGGYTHNWDPYWNTSVFGAWAAVRYNNTAKGYICGAVVATVALSSGLAGCNPDFNYAVIGTKTGWTPVKNLTFTGELAYVMLDQKFASGSTVTLPLQSGTAKPGAAYELKDQNSLVLLLRAQRSF; encoded by the coding sequence ATGAAGATGATGAAGAGCCTTTTGCTCGCTTCGGCGGCGGGACTAATCGCTGCAGGTGGGGTGCAGGCTGCCGACCTGCCTGTAAAGGCCAAAGCGATCGAATACGTGAAGATCTGTTCGCTATATGGCGCGGGATTCTACTACATTCCTGGCACTGACACGTGCATCAAGCTCGGTGGGTATCTCCGCGCCGATACCGTGCTGGGCACGAGTAGCGACTTTGATGGTGCAACAAGCGGCGTGGCGGGTGCACGGAACCGGCTCAGCAATTATTATACTTGGCGAACCCGCCAGGATCTGCAGATCGATACGCGCACCGCGACCGAGTACGGAGTGGTCCGGACATTCGCTGAACTCGTTTTCACCTGGACCAGCGGCACCTATGCCGGTGCTGGCACAACTGCCGTAAACGGTTCGACCACTTACACGTCGTCGGTCGGTTCTGCCATCGCTGGTGGGTCGCTCGGTGTTTACTATGCCTTTATCCAGTTCGCCGGGTTTACATTTGGTAAGGCCGAGTCGCAGTTCAGAACTCCGTGGGGCTCATACGCCGCGAACAATCTGGAAATGCCAGGAGCCGCTGGTTGGGATCCGGTGAATCAGGTCTCTTACACCGCCGATTTCGGTCAGGGCATTACGGCTTCTTTCTCACTCCAAGATCAGGTCGCAAACTACACGACCAACATTTGGAACGTGAGTGGCGCGACGGCCGCAGGTATTGCGACCGGGGCTTACGGTGCCAACGATATCGGCGGTTCGCGAGCTCCGGACCTTGTGGCGAGAGTCCGCGTCGACCAGGCTTGGGGGCTTTTCCAGGCGTCGTTCGCCGCGCATGACAACCACGCTGCCTACTATGGCGCCGACGAAACGACCGGTCATCCAGGCGACAAGTGGGGCTGGGCTGGACAAGTGGCGTTGTCCATCAAGAATCTTCCCACCGGTCCTGGTGACACGATCAACTTGACAGCCGTGTATACCAACGGGGCGAGCAGATACAACTTCGAGGACTTTATGCCCAGCACCTACGCGATGTACGGTGGTTCGGGTCTGGCTGGAGCATATCAAAGTCTCGGCTTTGCTGGTGTCTCTGATTCCGTATTCGTCACGGGTGCCGGTCAGCAGCTAACCACGACGTACGGCTTCAACGGTGGCTACACCCACAATTGGGATCCCTACTGGAATACGTCCGTCTTCGGCGCGTGGGCTGCTGTGCGGTACAACAACACGGCTAAGGGCTACATCTGCGGAGCGGTCGTCGCAACTGTTGCTCTCTCGAGCGGTCTTGCCGGCTGCAATCCCGACTTTAATTACGCTGTTATCGGCACGAAGACGGGGTGGACGCCTGTCAAGAACCTGACGTTCACGGGCGAACTCGCGTACGTGATGCTCGATCAGAAATTTGCAAGCGGAAGCACCGTGACTCTTCCGCTGCAATCAGGGACCGCAAAGCCCGGAGCTGCCTACGAGCTCAAAGATCAGAACAGCCTCGTCCTGTTGCTCCGAGCTCAGCGCAGCTTCTAA